AAGAAGTCCAAGATATCGCTGATCTAGAAGGGGGCGAGAGAGCTGACTGGATGGGGACCCGGGTAGGAACAAGgaacctgggggcggggggtggggggcaggcggACGACGGGTTTCTTAAAGGTAGGAGGCAGATGTCTCCAGAAGGAGCAGGAGCGGGACACTAGGAAGAGAGTGGGGTGAAGGGAGCCCACGAGTGCAGGGGTACTAAGTGTGGGGAGCAGTGAGAAGAGtagggcctgggggcggggcagggggagcgGGACACCAGGGgaagagtggggtggggaggactgGCTTCTCAGAGCACGAAGGAGAGGATGAGAGGAGCCCCAGGAAAGTAGGGACTAGGAAAAGAAATAGGGTCCCTGAGTGCGGTCACTGGGCAACTGGGGGGGTCGGGGGGCTCACAGTGTGGCTGGACACCAGCACCCCTGCAGGGGTCAGACCAGGAGGACATCGTCCAGTGGTCTGTGCCAGACATGTGGGTGTAGCTCACACAGAGGGCAAAGGCCACCTGGAGGATCTGCAGGTGAGCCGCTGAGCCGTGGAGCTGGTGTCGGCCTGAGACCCCCACCCCACACCAGGGCCTGCTGCGCAGACCAGAACACGCTGAAGAGCATGGCAGGTGGGTGAGGGCCTCCAGTTCACCTCGCCCACCACTACCTCCACCCACCCCATGTGCAGATGGCTGAACAGAGGACAGGGGAAGGGATGTGACTTAGCTGTAGTTGTGCAACAGAAAAGTCACAGAGGGAACCCCACCAAGACCACCACTGGGTACAGGCCAAAGGAGGAGCATCCCAAGTAGAAAGATGATCCAAGACTGGAGAGGGCGGCCTAGCTGACTGCCCACCCAGAGGCCAGGCAGTTCCCCCACATCTCCGGTCTCCAAACGCGTCCTGTTTCCTTGTCCTGTGTTTCCCAAAGTCCAGGACCTGCTGCAGGTGGACTCTATGGAACCCGCCGCGCTGCGCCTCAGAGCTGCTCgcctctgtgtccccctccccagctccagctgAGGAGTGGCGGGGTGGAGCTACTTCTCCATCAAAGCCATTTACTCTCCAGAGGCCAGTCCTGCTAAGATCTGAAGGAAGAGCAATCAGGCAAAGGGAGCAGCAGAACTGAAGACCTTTCAGCAGGATTAAGTTGGTTGCCTCAGGAGCAGACAGGAAGCCAGCAAGGCAGGAACGGGGGTGGCGAGGAGGGAGCCACATCAGACAGGGGGTCAGGAGCCTAAATATGTGCAGGCCCTGTGTGGGGCCTCATCCACCAGCCTTCATATGGCATCCTAGGTACAATCAAGTCACTGGGTCAGAGGAACAGAACCCAGCACACATGGAGGAGGAACACTCTGGCTGCTGAACAGACAGGAGGCAGGAGTGGCTGTCAGAGGGGACTCACACCTGGAGGCTCACGTGGCATTCAGGGCGAGAGACGTGGCCAGCATGAGGATGCTTAGCAGAGAAGACGAAGAAAGCGCGGAACATCTGAGACTTATTTTGAAGACAGAGCTCATACCAGCTGAAGTACTGAACACACGTGGGGGAGAAAGGGCAATAGAGGACGCAATACcatgatttataagaaatgtatatatatatatgttcattcaaatgatcaaaatatttatttctcacatgtATTCGGTCTTCATCCACAGTTTCTGGCTCACTGCTCcaaaaaacccttggaatttcctgaggaACAATGGCAATAGGTTATTTGGTCTCtcgtcctcagttcctgaaaacaCTTCAGGGAAGGTGACTTTCGAATTCCGACAAAAGATGGAGGCTGGCGGGCAGAACTAagcatgtgattagagggttaaAACTTCCCACCTCTGGGGAGCGGAGAAGGGCTAAAAGTTGAATCAATAATGTCTATGTAAGGAAGACACCATAAAATACAAAAGGATGGAGTTTAGAGAGCTTCCGGGTGGTGAACACGGAGACCGAAGGAGACTTGCATGCCCTTCCCTGTGCCTGGTGATATGTATCTGGCTTTTATTCATATCCtagtaataaactggtaatctagtgagtGAACaagttttcctgagttctggtATTCATTATAGCAAGTTAACTGAACCCAAGAAGGGGGTCACAGGAacctgatttatagccagttggtcagaagtatagGGAACAACTATAGGACTCGTGACTGGCATGTGAAGTGGAGGggggtcttgtgggactgagcgcTTTTCCTGTGGAATCTGATTCCATCTCggggtagacagtgtcagaattgagttgcaTTCTTGGACACGCTGCTGACATCCAAGAATTGCCGTTGGTGTCGGGAACCCtcgacacaaacacacacacacgttggaATTGGATCCACGAACCTCTTTTGCAGAGGTGACACAGATTTTTGGCCTGATCAACTAGTTGGGCAGTAGTGCCATTCactgaaaagcagaaaacaaatggaGATTTAGGGACTAATCGGATGTTTTGGACACGTCACGTTTGAAATGCCTGTGAAACAGCAAAATAGAGATGTTGAGTAGGCAGGTGGGCTCCAGGTATCTATCTAGTCTAGTCTGCAAGTTTGGGAGACACCACCAAAGATGGCATAACAACCACTGAAGAGGATTAACCCCCGTGAAAACCCAACTTAATGCAGAAGGCCTGGGACTATCACCTGGAGCAGCTGACATCAGAGCTTGTCCACTGAGGCTCAATGCTAGCGTCTGGCTGGGATTCCTAGGGCAGGAAGCTATCTGCTCCTCAGAACAAAGCCTGGGCTGCTGGGGGCTACGATGGCTCCCCAGGGATGATACCTGCTCAGGAATGAAGGCAATATAGACAAAAGACCAAGCACTGGGGTGAGAGCCTGGACCCAGCAGTGCCACACACCACCTCAACTATATAGACAGTTAACACACGTTTTCACTCCTCCACTTTTATGAGGAATACTTTTATTATGGCAATGTGACACAATGGCATGGAACTCTACACCACTTGACAGAACATCCTTCCATAAGTGAGCACCAGTGTACAACTATGTAGCTTCCCCACTAATCCTTATTACCAACATCTACCTAGTCTGCTCCTAAGCCTGTTAAAAGAGTCCTTCTACAACATGCTAAACACTCACTTCAGTTTACTGTAGAAACTTCGGAATGGACTTCCCTCTTCTGGCAGGAGAGACATTTCAGCTGAAAACCTATAAACGGGGTCCTGGGCTTGTCTCACAGTCAGGTCAGTACCCAACATGCAGGTCTTGCATCTGCCCAACAGCCATGGCACCAGATTCACTGACCAGCCAGGGACAGAGCAACCCCACATCTGTCTGACAAAGCATTCCTGGGAAAGCTCTGCACTCAAGACAAACCCCTGCACCAACTGCAGAGGAGGACCGTTCCAGAATGGGGAACAGGCTAAAAGAAATTGAACCTAAACTCTTCATGAGGAGTGTCTAGGGTGTCCTTGGCTCTCCCTGTTAGACGAGGCCTGCAGACCCTTCGGCTCTTCTTTCTGGCGGCCTCACCTACAGGCTGCAACTGGACTGAGTGGGCAGCTGTAAGGGAGGGGAGAGACCGTATCAGAATTGAATGATAATGGCTAATGTTAACTGTGCCCATACAACTCTATCCCCATTGTAAAAATTAACTGACTTACTTCTCAAAATTATAAGGTATCACACTATCATCACACCCCCTTGAGAATCACAGAGAGATTCACTAActctcctgcccctgcctccctggTCCAAGCCCGAGTTCTGTGTTCCTGAGATCCaggctttctctctccctgctccctgacGCTTTCCTGAGCCATCTTCTACCCCCACCAGCCCTACTGCTCTCGGCTCCCTCCTTCCACTGCCCAggctctccctccccgcccccttgAACTAGGCAGGTGTGCACCAACCAGCTCCCAGGTCCTCACCAGTCCTGAGAGCCCGCAGGGCCACGCACCACTCGGCTTCCATCTGAGCCCTGTAGTCCCCGAACAAGGAGCGCATCAGCTGCCTCTTCCGGGGCAGGGGGGTTCTTTGGCTGCGCAGGGTTCGGATTGCCCCAAGAGCTTGCTCTTCTGCAGATGAAAACACAGGACTAGTAACCTTCTCTATCCTCACCTCCAACTGTCCTACGGCAAGGGTAACGATTCCATCCCTTGCGAGCACCTGCAGGCCACAGGACTGTCACCGTtcacccgcccccccccgcccccccccgcccccccgcaacTCTACAGACAGGCCCCTCACTCTGCTTAGGGGTGGGTCTCTGCGTCTTCAGCCCCAGCTCCAGCTTTTCCACGCACCAGGCCAGTTCCCGGGCCAGCTGCTCCGCCTGCGGTGGATCGGGGATAGTGGCTGTGAGAGGGCACCTGGACCCCGCGGCCTCCAGCCCCATCCCACAGGAACCCAAAACGCCCCGTCTCATCCTCTTCCCGCTTTCAGCTCGCAAATCCGAGACTACACCCACCGGCGGATTCCCACCCAGAATGCACCCCGAGGCTCCACCCTTCCCGACTAAGGCCCGCCCTTGCCTGGGCCTCCGCACTTAGCGGGGCTTCCTCTGGGGCGGGCGTTTCCGTGGCCTTCCCGCCTCCATTCGCCGCAGAGGCCCCATTCcgggttttcttcttcttcttttgcttcttGGCCCTGGAGGCAGCGTCACTGCACGTAGGGTGCCCTAAGCAGACAGACTGGATAGGGCCTTACAGTGGAAGGACTCGGGGCGCCGGGGGGAACCGGGGGCTGCGGGGTGCGCGGGCAGTACCTGGGGCTGCCGATGTCTCCCGAGCAGGATGTCCTGGAGCCTGGAGAAGGGGGAACAGTACGAAGGTCACGAGGAGCCAACGGCACAAGGCCCCGCCACCAGCGCGCCCTCACCGCAGCACTCACCGCCATGCGCTGCAGCCGTACCCAGAGCCTGAGGAGGGCTTCGGGACCGACGCCGAATTCGCTCCCCGCCAAACACGTCCGCGTAGCAGAGTTCCGCAGGCCGCGGGCGGCGCGGTGGGCGGGCCCGGGCCTTTCGGAGCACGGTGGGCGGGCCCGGGCCTTTCGGAGCACGGTGGGCGGGGCGCGGTGGGCGGGGCCCGGGCCGTTCGGAGCGCggtctgcaggagaccctccccAACACTGACTAGGTTGCAGGTACTGCTCTGGATAAAAGGACGACGCCTACACAAGGGAATGTGCCCTTAAAGCTCACCTGCCAGTGGGGAGGGAAAAGCAGGTAAACAGACATGAAAAGCTGTCAGCCAGAGCGGCGCTGTGAATAACAGCGGCCCCAACGGGGCGGCGAGTGGTCAGCAAAGTCCTGCAAGGAGTAGCAGCCCTGGAGGGGCTGGTCCGGCAGCGGAAAGGAGGGCGGGGGCCGAGGTGCAAGGTGAGGTGGGGTAGTTGCAGGGCCCTGGACCGCAGCGGGAGGCGGCTTCTGTTGTAAGCGCAGTGGAAGCACTGGGGGACGTTCATCCATCCGAGGAGTGACGCGGCCTTACCCAGATGCTGCTGTGTGGTGAGGGCccggaggggctggggcaggggaggggaggacctGGAGGGGATTCAGAAACAGGAAGACCCCGCGCACCTGCTGGCGTCTCGACGTGGGCACCATCTACCTGCCCTTCTGCGCTCCCTGCCCAAGGCCGCCCCACCACCAGGCGCCGCTCCTTGTTCCGCATCACAGGCGTCAGGAGGACCCGGGTGCGTGGTGCTGCTTGAGAGGACAGGAGTCCGAGGTGCTGCTGTCCGATGATTCCTGTCAGTGAAATCGGCGTTGTTTCCTGAGGCGAGGGGATGGGAGGTCTCAGAGGTACAGTTTGGTCATCCCAGTAGTTAGTACCGGGTTGGTGAAAAAGTTCCttaggtttttaagtaaaaacaaaagacacatttttcatcttcaccaagaactttattgaacaacgtattcaccgttttgttccactacctcctgccatttttcaggcaacttcataattccgtcTTCCCCAAAActcttatctttttgagcaaagaaccgTTCGaggtaccttttacagtcttctggggaatggaaattttttccagtaagagaattttgtaaagactgaaataaatggaaatccaaaggtgcagtgtctggtgaatacggcagatgaatcagaacttcccagccaagttgtaacagtttttgcctggtcatcaaaaaacatgcagtcttgtggtatcctgatggaagattatgcgttttctgttgactaattccagacgcttttcaatgagtgctgctttcatttggtctaattgggagcagtacttgttggaattactCATTCgattttccagaaggagctcgtAATAGGGGACTCCCTTCCAAttccaccatatacacatcaccttctttagATGAAGACTGCCCTTCGGTGTgcttggtggtggttcatttcacttgccccacgatctcttccatttcacattatagtacagtatccactttgcatcacccatcacaatttgttttaaaaatggaacgttttcattatgttcaagtagagaatcgcatgcagaaatacggtcaagaaggtttttccCGCGTAACTTATGTGGAagccaaacatcaaagcgatgaacataaccaagctggtgcaaatgattttcaacgcatgatttggatattttgagtatgtcagctatctcccgtgtggtataacgttgattgttctcaattaatgttctctctttgatcgctatcaacttcaactggtctacccaaccatggagcatcgtccagcgagaaatctccagcacaaaactttgcaaaccactttggGCACGTTCGATCCGTCACAGCCCCTTCTCCATAAActgcacaaatttttttttgcgtttcagttgcgtttttacctttcttgaaataataaagcataatatgctgaaactgttgggttttttcttccttctccaatattaaaatggctacacagggacttccctggtggtgcaatggttaagaatctgccggccagtgcagggaca
This window of the Balaenoptera musculus isolate JJ_BM4_2016_0621 chromosome 17, mBalMus1.pri.v3, whole genome shotgun sequence genome carries:
- the C17H8orf33 gene encoding UPF0488 protein C8orf33 homolog, with amino-acid sequence MVPTSRRQQASSFYPEQYLQPSQCWGGSPADRAPNGPGPAHRAPPTVLRKARARPPCSERPGPAHRAARGLRNSATRTCLAGSEFGVGPEALLRLWVRLQRMAAPGHPARETSAAPGHPTCSDAASRAKKQKKKKKTRNGASAANGGGKATETPAPEEAPLSAEAQAEQLARELAWCVEKLELGLKTQRPTPKQKEQALGAIRTLRSQRTPLPRKRQLMRSLFGDYRAQMEAEWCVALRALRTAAHSVQLQPVGEAARKKSRRVCRPRLTGRAKDTLDTPHEEFRFNFF